In Nilaparvata lugens isolate BPH chromosome 5, ASM1435652v1, whole genome shotgun sequence, the following proteins share a genomic window:
- the LOC120351253 gene encoding leucine-rich repeat extensin-like protein 3 — protein sequence MEQITRLTCLLLAVASVLSQGPYPPGAAFTPFPAVEPAQVYGPPSFSAPPAPPPPPPPPPPPPPPPPPPPPPPPPPPPPSNFFTSPVSVPQGPYPPPQQIFAPISAPPPPPPPPPPPPPPPPPPPPPPPAPIPQGPYPPPQQFFAPISAPPPPPQQFFAPISAPPPPPPPPPPPPPPPPPPPVFPVPQGPYPPPQQIFAPISAPPPPPPPPPPPPPPPPPPPPPPPPPPPTPATSYGPPARFFSRF from the exons ATGGAACAG ATTACTAGACTGACATGCCTGCTACTGGCGGTAGCCTCAGTACTCAGCCAAGGACCTTATCCACCTGGGGCAGCATTCACACCATTCCCTGCTGTTGAACCGGCACAAGTCTACGGACCACCATCATTTTCGGCACCACCTGcacctccaccacctcctccacctcctcctcctccgccgccaccaccaccaccacctccaccacctcctccaccgCCTCCACCGCCGTCAAACTTCTTCACATCACCAGTGAGTGTTCCTCAAGGTCCTTACCCACCACCACAACAGATATTTGCTCCAATTTCTGCTCCACCACCGCCACCACCTCCACCTCCACCGCCTCCACCCCCTCCACCaccccctccaccaccaccaccagcaCCAATCCCTCAAGGACCGTATCCTCCTCCTCAACAATTCTTTGCCCCAATTTCagctcctcctccacctccccAGCAGTTCTTCGCTCCAATTTCagctccaccacctcctcctcctcctcctcctccaccacctccaccaccacctcctccacctGTATTCCCTGTTCCACAAGGACCATACCCACCACCTCAACAGATATTTGCCCCGATTTCTGCTCCTCCACCcccaccacctcctccaccaccaccacctcctcctccaccacctccaccACCTCCACCACCTCCACCACCCCCAACACCAGCGACATCATATGGCCCACCAGCAAGGTTTTTCTCCAGATTTTGA